Proteins found in one Maridesulfovibrio sp. genomic segment:
- the sppA gene encoding signal peptide peptidase SppA translates to MKSPKNGFSVRHPILFGFSLLLMAVALLWGAAAFFHGRLDLLGADRIGVVNLQGTIVKSLPTVKFLRDLRRDDSVKGVLLRVNSPGGTIAPSQELYHAVKRFAEVKPIVASFGTVAASGGYYAAAPATKIIASSGSITGSIGVKAEYASFYQIMEKIGVKPIIITSGKMKAAGSPFVELTPGQREYLTELIMDMHNQFVSDVATARKLDRKDVAKIADGRAFTGREAKELGLVDRIGGFEDSVTVLKALCGIDGDVKVIEGPEEEKPLIKEILGYIGIIPEGSATGDGLIFSY, encoded by the coding sequence ATGAAGAGTCCTAAAAACGGTTTCTCTGTAAGACATCCGATTCTTTTCGGTTTCAGTCTGCTATTAATGGCTGTGGCTCTCCTATGGGGAGCCGCAGCCTTTTTTCATGGTAGGCTGGACTTGTTAGGTGCCGACAGGATCGGGGTTGTGAATTTACAGGGAACCATCGTAAAATCATTGCCTACGGTAAAGTTTTTGCGCGACCTGCGCCGTGATGATTCAGTGAAAGGTGTTTTACTGCGGGTTAATTCTCCCGGTGGGACCATCGCTCCTTCTCAGGAACTTTATCACGCTGTGAAAAGATTCGCTGAGGTCAAGCCCATTGTGGCTTCCTTCGGTACTGTGGCGGCCTCAGGCGGATATTACGCAGCTGCTCCGGCCACTAAAATTATTGCCAGCTCAGGTTCCATCACCGGTTCCATCGGGGTTAAGGCCGAATATGCCAGCTTTTATCAGATCATGGAGAAGATCGGGGTTAAGCCCATCATAATCACCAGCGGTAAAATGAAGGCTGCAGGCTCTCCTTTTGTAGAGCTTACCCCGGGACAGCGTGAATATTTGACCGAGTTAATAATGGACATGCATAATCAGTTTGTTTCAGATGTCGCTACGGCCCGTAAACTGGATCGTAAAGATGTGGCTAAGATTGCAGACGGCAGGGCTTTTACCGGAAGGGAAGCAAAGGAACTGGGCCTTGTTGACCGTATTGGCGGGTTTGAGGATTCTGTTACTGTGCTCAAGGCTCTGTGCGGGATTGATGGTGATGTAAAAGTGATTGAAGGCCCTGAAGAAGAAAAGCCTTTGATCAAGGAAATTTTAGGTTATATCGGAATTATCCCGGAAGGTTCAGCTACCGGGGACGGGCTGATCTTTTCATATTGA